A genome region from Leifsonia sp. Root112D2 includes the following:
- a CDS encoding ABC transporter ATP-binding protein produces MAESDMTPAENEATHRANAGISVSHVARSFGGVHAVRDASLTVQPGSVTALIGPNGSGKTTLLLMLASLLQPDAGSVQIGGHDPVTDPETVRRTMGWMPDALGSWGSLSVRTALQTTARMYRIEKESAAARAEELIALVGLVPLADQPARVLSRGQKQRLSLARALVHRPGVLLLDEPASGLDPAARADLRTLVRRLAGEGVAILVSSHVLAELEEMADAAVYMSAGVTASADAVARAGASLRQWRIRVVDHTRLRLPEQLASVGVEPTRISIDNLGALVSVTGEADAAALLRALVGAGAEISAFSPAVGELEHTFLDLNRAQANGETAS; encoded by the coding sequence ATGGCCGAATCCGATATGACCCCTGCCGAGAACGAAGCGACCCATCGAGCGAACGCGGGCATCTCCGTCAGCCACGTGGCACGCTCCTTCGGCGGCGTCCACGCCGTGCGCGACGCATCCCTGACCGTGCAGCCCGGCTCCGTGACAGCACTCATCGGGCCCAACGGCTCGGGCAAGACCACGCTGCTGCTCATGCTCGCCAGCCTGCTGCAACCGGATGCGGGCAGTGTGCAGATCGGCGGTCACGACCCCGTCACCGACCCCGAGACGGTGCGGCGCACCATGGGCTGGATGCCCGACGCCCTCGGTTCCTGGGGCAGCCTGAGCGTGCGCACCGCCCTTCAGACCACCGCGCGCATGTATCGCATCGAGAAGGAATCGGCGGCCGCTCGCGCCGAGGAACTGATAGCGCTCGTCGGTCTCGTTCCACTCGCCGATCAGCCCGCCCGCGTTCTCTCACGCGGACAAAAGCAGCGCCTGAGCCTAGCCAGGGCGCTCGTGCACCGGCCGGGGGTGCTGCTGCTCGACGAGCCGGCATCCGGTCTGGATCCCGCAGCCCGCGCCGATCTGCGCACGCTCGTGCGACGGCTTGCGGGTGAGGGCGTGGCCATCCTGGTCTCCAGTCACGTGCTCGCCGAGTTGGAGGAGATGGCAGACGCTGCCGTGTATATGAGCGCCGGGGTGACGGCATCCGCCGATGCGGTGGCCCGGGCCGGAGCGAGCCTGCGACAGTGGCGCATTCGCGTCGTCGATCACACGCGGCTGCGGCTGCCCGAACAGCTCGCCTCCGTGGGCGTGGAACCGACGCGCATCAGCATCGATAACCTGGGTGCGCTCGTCAGCGTCACCGGCGAGGCGGATGCGGCAGCGCTGCTGCGGGCGCTGGTGGGTGCGGGCGCGGAGATCAGCGCCTTCTCCCCCGCCGTCGGCGAGCTCGAGCACACCTTTCTCGACCTCAACAGAGCGCAGGCCAACGGGGAGACGGCATCGTGA
- the hisS gene encoding histidine--tRNA ligase, which produces MARDVTPPRGMRDFLPAEKARREHALGVIRRSFAAHGFDEIETPVVEDIARLHSGLGGDNEKLGFSVLRRGLDADDLTKAAAGGDVLSLADLGLRFDLTVPLARFYASHRAELPPVFRAIQIAPVWRAERPQKGRYRQFVQCDIDIIGEAGQLAEVELITATAAALEALGLTNCTIRVNDRRILTGLLEYCGFDEARYGQALISIDKLDKIGADGVVAELAEQGPDAAAVLGGILAALEPHLVDGIALTAEEIGRVLPAGIDPDAVAALESLAHALGSLPPGVRLTFDPTLVRGMGYYTGTIFEIAHPSSGSSVGGGGRYDGMIGRFLGTEVPACGFSIGFERVVDLIEAADGSASDAVVLVHDADVPLADLLALKSALIAGGSRVRLERRTKNLKALLDRSTADGYGSFATVTADAVGGLSGPDAASALQFRSLS; this is translated from the coding sequence ATGGCTCGTGATGTAACCCCTCCCCGCGGCATGCGCGACTTTCTGCCGGCCGAGAAGGCCAGGCGCGAACACGCGCTCGGCGTGATTCGGCGCAGCTTTGCGGCACACGGCTTCGACGAGATCGAGACGCCCGTCGTGGAGGACATCGCGCGACTGCATTCCGGTCTGGGTGGAGACAACGAGAAGCTCGGCTTCAGTGTGCTGCGCCGGGGACTCGACGCCGATGACCTCACGAAGGCCGCGGCGGGCGGAGACGTGCTCAGCCTCGCCGATCTCGGGCTGCGTTTCGACCTCACGGTGCCGCTCGCCCGCTTCTACGCCAGCCACCGCGCCGAGCTGCCGCCCGTCTTCCGCGCCATTCAGATCGCGCCGGTCTGGCGTGCGGAGCGGCCACAGAAGGGCCGCTACCGCCAGTTCGTGCAGTGCGACATCGACATCATCGGCGAGGCGGGCCAGCTCGCCGAGGTGGAACTCATCACGGCGACCGCTGCGGCGCTCGAGGCGCTGGGGCTCACGAACTGCACGATCAGGGTCAACGACCGTCGTATTCTCACCGGGCTGCTCGAATACTGCGGCTTTGACGAAGCGCGCTACGGGCAGGCCCTCATCTCCATCGACAAGCTCGACAAGATCGGCGCCGACGGCGTGGTCGCCGAGCTTGCCGAGCAGGGGCCGGATGCTGCCGCCGTGCTGGGCGGCATCCTCGCGGCCCTCGAACCCCACCTCGTCGACGGCATCGCCCTCACGGCCGAGGAGATCGGCCGGGTGCTGCCTGCCGGTATCGACCCGGATGCCGTTGCGGCGCTGGAATCCCTGGCCCACGCCCTCGGCTCCCTGCCGCCCGGCGTGCGCCTCACCTTCGACCCCACCCTCGTGCGCGGCATGGGTTACTACACGGGCACCATCTTCGAGATAGCGCATCCCTCCTCCGGCAGCTCGGTGGGCGGTGGCGGCCGCTACGACGGCATGATCGGGCGCTTTCTCGGCACCGAGGTGCCCGCCTGTGGTTTCTCGATCGGCTTCGAGCGGGTGGTGGACCTCATCGAGGCCGCCGATGGCTCGGCGAGCGACGCCGTAGTGCTGGTACACGACGCGGATGTTCCGCTCGCCGATCTGCTTGCGCTCAAGAGCGCCCTCATCGCCGGCGGCAGCCGCGTGCGCCTCGAGCGCCGCACCAAGAATCTCAAGGCGCTGCTCGATCGTTCGACGGCCGACGGCTACGGCTCGTTCGCGACCGTCACCGCGGATGCCGTGGGCGGCCTCAGCGGGCCAGACGCGGCATCCGCCCTGCAGTTTCGTTCGCTGTCGTAA
- a CDS encoding DUF501 domain-containing protein produces MTTPPFDAITEADINTVSAQLGRPARDVVGIAARCVCGAPTVVATAPRLADGTPFPTLYYLSHPAATAALSHLEATQVMNEFSELLADDEQLRDAYETAHRAYLSDRESIAVVDEIAGISAGGMPVRVKCLHALAAHALAAGPGVNPIGDLALERADWSPAVCQCRTDPAP; encoded by the coding sequence ATGACCACGCCCCCCTTCGACGCCATCACCGAGGCGGACATCAACACGGTCTCCGCCCAGCTGGGACGGCCCGCGCGCGACGTCGTGGGCATCGCCGCGCGCTGCGTGTGCGGCGCGCCAACGGTGGTCGCAACGGCGCCGCGCCTCGCCGACGGTACGCCGTTCCCCACGCTCTATTACCTGAGCCACCCTGCTGCGACCGCCGCGCTGTCGCACCTCGAGGCGACCCAGGTGATGAACGAGTTCTCCGAGCTTTTGGCCGATGACGAGCAGCTGCGCGATGCGTACGAGACAGCTCATCGTGCCTACCTGAGCGACCGCGAGAGCATCGCCGTCGTCGATGAGATAGCGGGGATCTCGGCCGGTGGTATGCCGGTGCGCGTGAAATGCCTGCATGCGCTTGCCGCCCATGCGCTTGCCGCCGGCCCCGGCGTGAACCCGATCGGTGACCTCGCCCTCGAGCGCGCAGACTGGTCGCCCGCGGTGTGCCAGTGCCGCACCGACCCGGCCCCCTGA
- a CDS encoding NAD(P)/FAD-dependent oxidoreductase translates to MPKILIVGGGYAGFYTAWKLEKWLRAGEAEVTVVDPRPYMTYQPFLPEVAAGSIEPRHAVVSQRRHLKKTTVLTAKVTNIDHARKSATITPPVGDSWEFEYDIVVVTAGAVSRTFPIPGVADGAIGLKNIEEAVAIRDTVLTNFDKAALLPAGPERDRLLTFTVIGGGFAGIEIFGELRSFASSLLKRYPQLSFEDTHFHLIEAMGRIMPEVSLPTSHWVIKNLAQRGAEIHLETQLTSAVDGVVQLSTGESFETDLIVWTAGVMANPGVVRHTDLPIEERGRLTVRADLRVGTEDKFIPDAWGAGDVSAVPDLTGGGVGGFCVPNAQHAVRQGKLLAKNLVASMRGEEPRQYFHKNAGAVAGIGLGVGVFQKGKLGIKGLPAWAMHRGYHGMAMPSWERKTRVIAGWVLNLFLDRDIVSLEAVENPRAAFEEFASRPKPQVEAAKEPAKSSAKSAAKSAKEPAKAGIAK, encoded by the coding sequence GTGCCCAAAATCCTGATTGTCGGCGGCGGCTATGCCGGTTTCTACACCGCTTGGAAACTCGAGAAGTGGCTGCGTGCCGGTGAGGCAGAGGTCACGGTCGTCGATCCTCGCCCGTACATGACCTACCAGCCGTTCCTTCCCGAAGTGGCGGCAGGCTCGATCGAACCGCGTCACGCCGTGGTGTCACAGCGCAGGCATCTGAAGAAGACCACGGTGCTCACCGCCAAGGTGACCAACATCGACCACGCCAGGAAGTCCGCGACCATCACGCCGCCCGTCGGCGATTCGTGGGAGTTCGAGTACGACATCGTCGTGGTCACGGCCGGTGCGGTTTCGCGCACCTTCCCGATCCCGGGTGTCGCCGACGGCGCCATCGGCCTCAAGAACATTGAAGAGGCTGTGGCCATTCGTGACACGGTGCTCACGAACTTCGACAAGGCTGCGCTGCTGCCCGCGGGCCCCGAGCGCGATCGCCTGCTCACCTTCACCGTCATCGGCGGCGGCTTTGCCGGTATCGAGATCTTCGGTGAGCTGCGCTCCTTCGCAAGCTCGTTGCTCAAGCGCTACCCGCAGCTGTCGTTCGAGGACACGCACTTCCACCTCATCGAGGCGATGGGCCGCATCATGCCCGAGGTTTCGCTGCCCACGAGCCACTGGGTCATCAAGAACCTCGCACAGCGCGGCGCCGAGATTCACCTGGAGACACAGCTGACGAGCGCCGTTGACGGTGTCGTGCAGCTCTCCACCGGCGAAAGCTTCGAGACGGATCTCATCGTCTGGACCGCCGGCGTCATGGCCAACCCGGGCGTCGTGCGTCACACCGACCTCCCGATCGAAGAGCGTGGTCGCCTTACGGTGCGCGCCGATCTGCGTGTCGGCACCGAAGACAAGTTCATCCCCGACGCCTGGGGTGCCGGCGATGTGTCTGCCGTTCCCGATCTCACCGGCGGTGGTGTCGGCGGGTTCTGCGTGCCGAACGCCCAGCACGCGGTGCGCCAGGGCAAGCTGCTGGCGAAGAACCTCGTGGCCTCGATGCGTGGCGAAGAGCCCCGGCAGTATTTCCACAAGAACGCGGGAGCCGTCGCGGGCATCGGTCTCGGTGTCGGCGTGTTCCAGAAGGGCAAGCTCGGCATCAAGGGCCTGCCCGCGTGGGCCATGCACCGCGGCTACCACGGCATGGCCATGCCGAGCTGGGAGCGCAAGACTCGCGTTATCGCAGGCTGGGTGCTCAACCTCTTCCTCGACCGCGACATCGTCTCGCTCGAGGCCGTCGAGAACCCGCGCGCCGCGTTCGAGGAGTTTGCCTCGCGTCCGAAGCCGCAGGTCGAGGCGGCCAAGGAACCGGCTAAGTCTTCCGCGAAGTCGGCGGCCAAGTCGGCCAAGGAGCCGGCCAAGGCGGGAATCGCCAAGTAG
- a CDS encoding FtsB family cell division protein — protein MARTRRRTVPVALAEAPSASANWVRGIRFSGFSLLMMGLVLLAVVILAPTLHLLIAQRQAISDLQASVAHERDKVSSVKAERARWNDPSYVRSQVRDRLYYVMPGETSYLIIDDRAASAKAAEKAPVSKSIQTTRTDWLATLFNSAMTAGLTDATPSQLDAPPVTPSSIPTTPAKK, from the coding sequence ATGGCCAGAACGCGCAGGCGCACCGTGCCCGTCGCGCTCGCCGAGGCGCCGTCGGCGTCGGCGAACTGGGTGCGTGGCATCCGGTTCTCGGGCTTCTCGCTGCTCATGATGGGGCTGGTGCTGCTGGCCGTCGTGATTCTCGCGCCGACCCTGCACCTGCTCATCGCCCAGCGGCAGGCCATCTCCGATCTGCAGGCATCCGTCGCCCACGAGCGTGACAAGGTCAGCTCCGTCAAGGCGGAGCGCGCCCGCTGGAACGACCCGAGCTACGTGCGCTCGCAGGTGCGCGACAGGCTTTACTACGTGATGCCGGGCGAGACCAGCTATCTCATCATTGACGACCGCGCCGCCTCGGCCAAGGCCGCCGAGAAGGCGCCGGTCAGCAAGAGCATCCAGACCACCAGAACGGATTGGCTGGCGACGTTGTTCAACTCCGCCATGACGGCGGGGCTGACGGATGCGACGCCGTCGCAACTCGACGCCCCTCCCGTCACCCCTTCGTCCATCCCTACGACTCCCGCGAAGAAATAA
- a CDS encoding response regulator codes for MIRTLVIDDDFRVAHIHAERLSRVSGFTCVGEAYTAAQARDSIAELKPDLLLLDIYLPDESGLSLLRSLHSLDDAPDCIVITAARDLATVRAAMRGGAFYYLVKPFGFERFARELTAYRSWHDQTAIGGSADQESVDELYGLQRATNSNGLRHRLPPSMHKVFIVVRDAAAPIGAAAVADSLGMSRPTAQRYLTELERRGLVELHLEYGSTGRPTNSYRPRR; via the coding sequence GTGATCCGCACCCTCGTCATCGATGACGACTTCCGCGTCGCACATATTCATGCGGAGCGACTCTCCCGCGTTTCTGGGTTCACCTGCGTCGGCGAGGCCTACACGGCGGCACAGGCAAGGGATTCGATCGCCGAGCTCAAGCCGGACCTGCTGCTGCTCGATATCTACCTGCCCGACGAGAGCGGGCTTTCGCTGCTGCGCTCATTGCACTCCCTCGATGACGCACCCGACTGCATCGTGATCACGGCCGCGCGCGATCTCGCCACGGTTCGCGCAGCCATGCGTGGCGGCGCGTTCTATTACCTCGTGAAGCCATTCGGCTTCGAACGGTTCGCGCGCGAGCTGACGGCGTACCGCAGCTGGCACGATCAGACCGCGATCGGGGGCTCGGCCGACCAGGAATCCGTCGATGAACTCTACGGACTGCAGCGGGCAACGAATTCCAACGGGCTCCGCCACCGGCTGCCCCCATCGATGCACAAGGTGTTCATCGTCGTGCGAGACGCAGCTGCGCCGATCGGGGCAGCGGCGGTCGCAGATTCCCTGGGAATGAGTAGGCCGACGGCGCAACGCTACCTCACCGAACTGGAGCGCCGCGGCCTGGTGGAGCTGCACCTGGAGTACGGCTCGACCGGTCGCCCCACCAACAGCTACCGACCGCGTCGCTGA
- a CDS encoding MDR family MFS transporter, whose product MTAAQTTGAVGFRSERGPILLALMLSTSLVALDSTIIATAVPSIVKDLGGFSQFPWLFSIYLLAQAVCVPIYGRLADIFGRKPIMFVGIGLFLAGSVLCGFAWSMPALIVARVVQGLGAGAVQPMSITIAGDIYTLRERAKVQGYLASVWGISSVVGPTLGGLFSDYLSWRWIFFVNIPLCLIAAFMLARTFHEKKALRPNQKIDFAGAALLAAGTSLLILGLLEGGQAWAWNSLWSIGILSCAVLLLVVFIVVEKHVAQPVLPLWVFRRRVLVASSVASAAVGVIVIGLSSYVPTFAQEVLGATALLAGFALAALTVGWPISAALAGRIYLRIGFRATSLIGGVFVLAGTALMLTLGGASQLWQVGLYCIIIGLGMGLVAAPTLIAAQASVDWSERGVVTGSNMFARSIGSAIGVAVFGAIVNASTDATGGGSPSPVQLTGAMHLVFLAIVAVAIAMFIAVSFMPKHRGHAEETPSTQTDPEHIAG is encoded by the coding sequence ATGACGGCGGCCCAGACGACAGGCGCGGTCGGGTTCCGCTCGGAGCGCGGGCCGATTCTGCTCGCGCTCATGCTCTCGACGTCGCTGGTCGCGCTCGATTCGACCATCATCGCCACGGCGGTGCCCTCGATCGTCAAGGATCTCGGCGGCTTCAGCCAGTTCCCCTGGCTGTTCTCGATCTATTTGCTCGCCCAGGCGGTGTGCGTTCCGATCTACGGTCGCCTCGCCGACATCTTCGGGCGCAAGCCCATCATGTTCGTCGGCATCGGCCTGTTTCTGGCCGGCTCGGTGCTGTGCGGATTCGCGTGGAGCATGCCCGCCCTCATCGTGGCCCGCGTCGTGCAGGGCCTCGGCGCCGGCGCGGTGCAGCCCATGAGCATCACCATCGCGGGCGACATCTACACGCTGCGCGAGCGGGCAAAGGTGCAAGGCTACCTGGCCAGCGTGTGGGGCATCTCCTCCGTCGTCGGGCCGACCCTCGGCGGCCTGTTCTCCGATTACCTGTCGTGGCGGTGGATCTTCTTCGTGAATATTCCGTTGTGTCTCATCGCCGCCTTCATGCTCGCCCGCACCTTTCACGAGAAGAAGGCGCTACGCCCCAACCAGAAGATCGACTTCGCGGGGGCGGCACTGCTGGCGGCCGGCACCTCCCTGCTGATTCTGGGCCTGCTCGAGGGCGGCCAGGCGTGGGCATGGAATTCGCTGTGGAGCATCGGTATTCTCTCCTGCGCGGTACTGCTGCTTGTCGTGTTCATCGTCGTCGAGAAACACGTTGCCCAGCCGGTGCTGCCGCTGTGGGTGTTCCGTCGGCGCGTGCTGGTGGCCAGCAGCGTCGCATCCGCCGCTGTCGGTGTCATAGTGATTGGCCTGTCGTCGTACGTACCGACGTTCGCCCAGGAGGTACTGGGTGCCACCGCGCTGCTCGCGGGCTTCGCCCTGGCGGCGCTGACGGTCGGCTGGCCGATATCCGCCGCTCTCGCCGGACGAATATACCTGCGCATCGGTTTTCGCGCCACGAGTCTGATCGGCGGCGTCTTCGTGCTCGCCGGAACCGCCCTGATGCTCACGCTGGGCGGCGCCTCCCAGCTGTGGCAGGTGGGGCTGTACTGCATTATCATCGGGCTCGGCATGGGCCTGGTGGCGGCCCCGACGCTCATCGCCGCCCAGGCGAGCGTCGACTGGTCCGAGCGCGGCGTCGTGACCGGCAGCAACATGTTCGCGCGCTCGATCGGCAGCGCCATCGGCGTGGCGGTGTTCGGGGCGATAGTGAACGCGTCAACGGATGCGACGGGGGGCGGTTCGCCCTCGCCCGTGCAACTCACGGGCGCCATGCACCTGGTCTTCCTCGCCATCGTGGCCGTTGCCATTGCCATGTTCATCGCCGTCTCATTCATGCCGAAGCACCGCGGCCATGCCGAGGAGACACCGTCCACGCAGACCGATCCCGAGCACATCGCCGGGTGA
- a CDS encoding ABC transporter permease produces the protein MKKFFSGLGLIIGLELRQRVRGVAWYVLIGIFVLLVAIVTLLLWLASASNIFGPTDPSATGSGSTGSGGWLYSIIVYFVLLLGTLVTPALSGNAINGERDAGTLATTQVTLITTGQLVLGKFIAAWVSSLVFLVASLPFIAISLVLGNISVATIAVSALILAVELGLLAAIGVALSGIITRPLFSIVTTYLVVAALSVGTLIAFGLLGAVTRTEVTNTYIGIDNPKFDESTGNPIDPVCLPPEVTTYQTSRFDRYWGILAANPYVVLADAVPGGFDSSGNPTNLFSAISSGARAAQKAPASTVTNNYCRDFAAQNGSEGPYGPTPRELHDAAVPSWFVGVGIHLLLAAAALFWAWRRTMTPTRRLARGSRVA, from the coding sequence GTGAAGAAGTTCTTCTCCGGACTCGGACTGATCATCGGACTCGAGCTGCGCCAGCGGGTGCGGGGCGTGGCCTGGTACGTGCTCATCGGCATCTTTGTGCTGCTCGTCGCCATCGTCACACTGCTGCTGTGGCTCGCCTCGGCGAGCAATATCTTCGGCCCGACTGATCCCAGCGCCACCGGCTCCGGTAGCACCGGTTCAGGCGGCTGGCTGTACTCGATCATCGTGTATTTCGTGCTGTTGCTCGGCACTCTCGTGACCCCGGCGCTGAGCGGCAACGCCATCAATGGTGAGCGGGATGCCGGTACCCTGGCCACCACACAGGTCACGCTCATCACCACCGGCCAGCTTGTGCTCGGCAAGTTCATCGCGGCCTGGGTGAGTTCGCTCGTGTTCCTGGTGGCGAGCCTGCCGTTCATCGCCATCTCGCTCGTGCTCGGCAACATCTCCGTGGCGACCATCGCGGTCTCCGCCCTGATTCTGGCCGTCGAACTGGGGCTGCTCGCGGCCATCGGTGTCGCTCTCTCGGGCATCATCACGCGGCCGCTGTTCTCGATCGTCACAACGTATCTGGTGGTGGCCGCGCTCAGCGTCGGCACCCTCATCGCGTTCGGCCTCCTCGGCGCCGTCACGCGCACCGAGGTGACCAACACGTACATCGGCATCGACAATCCGAAATTTGACGAGTCGACGGGCAACCCGATCGACCCCGTGTGCCTGCCGCCCGAGGTGACCACCTACCAGACGTCACGATTCGACCGATACTGGGGCATTCTCGCCGCCAACCCGTATGTGGTGTTGGCGGATGCCGTGCCCGGCGGTTTCGACAGCTCCGGCAACCCGACCAACCTGTTCAGCGCGATCTCCTCGGGTGCACGCGCGGCGCAGAAGGCTCCGGCCAGCACCGTCACCAACAACTACTGCCGCGATTTCGCCGCCCAGAACGGCTCCGAGGGACCGTATGGCCCCACGCCGCGCGAACTTCACGATGCGGCGGTACCGAGCTGGTTCGTCGGCGTCGGCATCCACCTGCTTCTGGCGGCTGCCGCCTTGTTCTGGGCATGGCGGCGCACGATGACGCCCACGCGACGACTCGCGCGCGGGAGCCGCGTCGCGTGA
- a CDS encoding S8 family serine peptidase: protein MRTTRRVLAGVTAGLVLALATVVPAQADQVRELEYWLNDYGITQAWQASRGAGVKVAIIDTGVDGSVPDLAGAVVGGTDVSGVGSANGQKPLGNSDESAHGTWVASLLAGRGTGTNTGVMGVAPAASILTVSVALGGVPGALNVDEQIATGVRWAVDHGASVINMSLTRNTLDWPPSWDSAFQYAFDHDVVIVAAAGNRGSGTTEVGAPATIPGVLTVAGVDRNGHASFDASSQGITIGVSAPSEQLVGANPGGGYVQWEGTSGAAPLVAGIVALVRAAHPHMNAANVIERVVKTAKAVGSVPSPIYGYGLVSANAAVTATVPTVKANPMGDLAEWIRIHRRAQATDAPKSPSSAPAAAPVALAPENTVNVANLLVPRWGLVTSVGIPTTLLLCFLALVVLGALAARRHFRRATGRE from the coding sequence ATGAGAACCACCAGAAGAGTTCTCGCGGGGGTCACCGCGGGCCTCGTGCTCGCACTTGCCACCGTCGTTCCCGCGCAGGCCGATCAGGTGCGCGAGCTCGAGTACTGGCTAAACGACTACGGCATCACGCAGGCCTGGCAGGCCAGCCGCGGCGCAGGCGTGAAGGTGGCGATCATCGACACCGGGGTCGACGGCAGCGTGCCCGACCTGGCCGGGGCGGTCGTCGGCGGCACGGATGTCTCCGGCGTGGGTTCGGCGAACGGCCAGAAGCCGCTCGGCAACTCCGACGAATCGGCACACGGCACCTGGGTGGCGTCGCTGCTCGCGGGGAGGGGAACCGGCACGAATACCGGTGTCATGGGAGTGGCGCCGGCGGCATCCATTCTGACGGTTTCCGTCGCCCTCGGAGGCGTTCCCGGTGCGCTGAATGTCGACGAGCAGATCGCCACCGGCGTGCGCTGGGCCGTCGACCACGGAGCGTCCGTCATCAACATGTCGCTCACGCGCAACACCCTGGACTGGCCGCCGAGCTGGGACAGCGCGTTTCAATACGCCTTCGATCACGATGTGGTGATTGTGGCCGCGGCCGGCAACCGTGGTAGCGGAACGACCGAGGTCGGTGCCCCCGCGACCATTCCCGGCGTGCTCACCGTTGCCGGTGTCGACCGCAACGGCCACGCCAGTTTTGACGCCTCCTCGCAAGGCATCACGATCGGGGTCTCGGCACCGAGTGAACAGTTGGTGGGGGCGAACCCCGGCGGCGGTTATGTGCAGTGGGAGGGAACCAGCGGAGCGGCGCCCCTTGTGGCCGGCATCGTTGCGCTGGTGCGGGCCGCGCATCCGCACATGAACGCGGCGAATGTCATCGAGCGCGTCGTGAAGACAGCGAAGGCGGTCGGTTCCGTGCCGAGCCCGATCTACGGGTACGGGCTTGTCAGTGCGAACGCGGCCGTCACCGCCACCGTTCCGACGGTGAAGGCCAACCCCATGGGTGACCTGGCGGAGTGGATTCGCATCCACCGCCGAGCCCAGGCGACGGATGCGCCGAAGTCGCCGTCGTCAGCTCCGGCGGCGGCCCCCGTCGCCCTCGCGCCCGAGAACACGGTGAATGTCGCAAATCTGCTTGTTCCCCGTTGGGGGCTTGTGACAAGCGTGGGAATCCCCACGACGCTGCTGCTCTGTTTTCTTGCTCTCGTCGTGCTTGGTGCGCTCGCCGCGAGGCGGCATTTCAGGCGAGCCACCGGCAGGGAGTAG
- the eno gene encoding phosphopyruvate hydratase, with protein MAEIEAVGAREILDSRGNPTVEVEVVLEDGTVSRAAVPSGASTGAFEAYELRDGDKARYQGKGVLKAVNAVLDELGEAIEGFEADDQRLVDAALIEVDGTENKSRVGANAILGVSLAVAKAAADSADLALFRYLGGPNAHTLPVPLMNIINGGSHADNDVDIQEFMIVPLGAETFSEGLRWGVETYHALKALLKSKGLSTGLGDEGGFAPNLPSNRAALDLIVEAITNAGFTPGKDIALALDAAATEFYKDGAYHFEGKQLTAEELVAYYGELVTAYPLVSLEDPLEEEDWDGYVHLTSEIGHKVQIVGDDLFVTNPERLAKGLKLGAANSILVKVNQIGTLTETLDAVAMAQRAGYTAILSHRSGETEDTTIADLAVATDAGQIKTGAPARSERVAKYNQLLRIEEELGEAAVYAGRSAFPRFKG; from the coding sequence GTGGCTGAGATCGAGGCCGTAGGCGCCCGCGAAATTCTGGATTCCCGGGGCAACCCGACCGTTGAGGTCGAGGTCGTGCTCGAGGATGGCACCGTGAGCCGGGCGGCGGTGCCCTCGGGCGCATCCACCGGTGCATTCGAGGCCTACGAGCTGCGTGACGGCGACAAGGCGCGTTACCAGGGCAAGGGCGTGCTGAAGGCCGTCAATGCCGTGCTCGACGAGCTGGGCGAGGCGATCGAGGGCTTCGAGGCCGACGACCAGCGTCTGGTCGACGCCGCCCTCATCGAGGTCGACGGCACCGAGAACAAGAGCCGCGTGGGTGCCAACGCCATTCTCGGTGTGAGTCTCGCGGTTGCCAAGGCTGCCGCCGACTCGGCCGATCTTGCGCTGTTCCGCTACCTCGGCGGCCCGAACGCGCACACGCTGCCCGTTCCTCTCATGAACATCATCAACGGTGGCTCGCACGCCGACAACGACGTGGACATCCAGGAGTTCATGATCGTTCCGCTCGGCGCCGAGACCTTCAGCGAGGGCCTGCGCTGGGGCGTCGAGACCTACCACGCGCTCAAGGCGCTGCTGAAGTCGAAGGGCCTCTCCACCGGCCTCGGCGACGAGGGTGGCTTCGCCCCCAACCTGCCCAGCAACCGTGCAGCTCTCGACCTGATCGTCGAGGCGATCACGAACGCGGGCTTCACGCCCGGCAAGGACATCGCCCTCGCGCTCGACGCGGCGGCCACCGAGTTCTACAAGGACGGCGCTTACCACTTCGAGGGCAAGCAGCTCACGGCCGAGGAACTGGTGGCCTACTACGGCGAGCTCGTCACCGCTTACCCGCTGGTCTCGCTCGAGGACCCGCTGGAAGAAGAGGACTGGGACGGCTACGTGCACCTCACCAGTGAGATCGGTCACAAGGTGCAGATCGTCGGCGACGACCTGTTCGTCACGAACCCCGAGCGTCTGGCAAAGGGCCTCAAGCTCGGCGCCGCCAACTCGATCCTGGTCAAGGTGAACCAGATCGGCACCCTGACCGAGACGCTGGACGCCGTGGCCATGGCCCAGCGCGCCGGCTACACCGCGATTCTCTCGCACCGCTCCGGCGAGACCGAGGACACCACCATCGCCGACCTCGCCGTGGCGACGGATGCCGGCCAGATCAAGACCGGTGCCCCGGCCCGCAGCGAGCGCGTGGCCAAGTACAACCAGCTGCTGCGCATCGAGGAAGAGCTCGGCGAGGCAGCGGTCTACGCCGGCCGCAGCGCCTTCCCGCGTTTCAAGGGCTGA